CTGTCGAAGACCCGAAGGTTGACGAGTATATCGAAAAGGCCGCCAGTGAAACACCTGATAAGTATGTGGAAACCTATAAGGAATTCGAGCAGTATCTTGTAGGCGAAAAGGCTTATATCGCTCCTTTATACAGCTCCATAAAAACTCAGGCCGTAAATAAAGAGATTCTTAAAGCAGACTCTGTTGCCCTTTCAAAATCAAGAAGCCAGATTTGGGAAAAAATTGACTTCGTTGATGAATCCAAAAGAGAAACAGAGCCTATGATTACCAGCCAGGCCATCAGCGAGCTTACATCTTTAGACCCTATAAAAGGAAATGACGGCTCTATCAATATCATCAATACAAATATGTATGTAAGGCTTGTAAATCTTACAAACGACGATCAGGTTGTGTCTGACGGCTCTTTAAGCTATGAGCACGCCATAAAAGACAACAATCAGGATTTCTACTTTGTTCTCAGAGACGACATCAACTTCTCTAAAGTAGAAGACTTCAAGGCCGTTGATTCAGGTGTAAGAGTAGGCGGAGAAGACGTTGTATTTGCTCTTGACAGAGCAAAGAATAAAGACAGCGTTCCTAACCACAGAACATACAGCCTCCATGAAAGCATGGATACCATTACTATCGTAACAGATTTGGCAGAGCTTGAATCTTCCAAATCAGCATCAGGCAAATCCGTTAAAGAAACTTTAGAAACCAAAACACCTTCTGCCATTACATCTCTTACAGCAGATAAAACAGCAGTGGATAACGCAGCAGGCGTGTATCAGGTAGTAAAAGTTACAACAAAGAACCCATTCCCACAGGTACTCAACTATCTTGCTCACCAGTCCGCAGGTATCGTATCAAAGGATCAGGTTGAAGCGATAAATACTTATGACGTTGCTACCTATGACGTACAAAAAGACGTAGCATACGGCGATCAGGCAGCAATAACAGAAGGTGCCACCTACAACAATACATTAATGTGCTCAGGCCCTTATATTGCGACATTAAAGAACGACTATCAGGTAACATTCCAGAAGAACCCTGCTTACATGAAGGGTACCGAATGGGAGCCTAAAATTACAAATTACACAATGAAGTTCATCAAGGACCCCGACAGCGCCCTTTCAGCTTTAAGAAGCGGTGAAATCTATATGCTTTACAGCGTTCCCGAAGCAAAATTTGACCTTGTTACAAATGATCCTAAGCTTGTGCTTCAAGAAATGCCAAGTAATGCCGTTTTCTACATGAACTTCAACCAGAAAGGCCAGATGGCAAGCGAAAACCTTCGTAAAGCAGTTGTTTACTCCATTAATCAGGATGAGCTTATATCTGTTTTCTTAGGAAGAGCTTATAAGACATATTCAACCCTTTCAACAATGGTTCAGACAGGAAATGAGCTTGTTGCAGATTCTGCAAAGGTTCAGGAAGCTTTAGCAGCCTGGGCAGCAGAAGCGAAATAAATGAAATATTAAACCGGAACGGGGCAAACGCTTTCATGGGTTTGCCCCGTCGTCAAAATAAAACTTTGGCGATACACTGTAAGAAGATTTACAAAGTTCCCCTGGGAACTTTATAAATCTTTGTAGTTTGACGGAAATTTAGTATTAAACAGTGACAAAACCGTATATTCACGGAAGTTCAAAATGTACCGTTTCCCAAGGAAATCCGTATTTTTGAGTCTCTAATGAATAGGTTTTTGTTACTGCTTTATAAGAAAGTTACTGTAATGGAAATGAATTGGTGCGGTTTAAAAATCCGGCCATAAAGCATAACACTTTTGTGTTATGCTCAGGTTTTTGCAAAGCAAAGATACTTTCCCATCAAATTAATTAAAGTCTGCGATGCTAATCCGTATTTTTTATGTATTTGTCGTGGAACAGGAAGGCTTAAGCCTTCCTGTTTTTTATATATAATGGTATACTTTAATGAACATAATAAATTTATTCTATAGTAAATTTCACAGAAGGACGCAATAAAAGTCTATTTTGCCTAAAGGATGCGACTTCTTCGTCGCCTCCCTTTTTTGCAAACAATACATTTTCAGCTGTAAAATAATAAATAAACTTTAGTTTATTTATTATTCTTGTTGGTTTTTCTATTTACAAACAACGCCTAATAGAAGTATAAGGAGGAGCATATGGGTATCAGAAATGCGGCAAAAGCCATTATCATTGACGGGGAAAGCATACTTTTAAATAAAAATGAAAATTCCGCAGACAGGGAATTTTTAGGGCTTAAGAAAGGAGATATTTATTATGATTTGCCGGGCGGAGGCCAAAATCAATATGAGACTCTGATAGAAGCCGTAAAAAGAGAATGCCTTGAAGAAACCGGCTATACCGTATCTGTGGAAAAGCTTGCCGCTATATATGAAGAAATATTCCTGGACGAAGGCTTCAGGGCCGAATATCCCGAATATGCTCATAAAATTTATTTTATCTTCTTATGCCGTAAAGCAGAAGAACCTATACAGGAGCCTACGGAAAAGGATTTGGATATGCTTGATTCGGAATGGGTAAAAATAGACAGCATAAAGGATATGAAATTACATCCCAAAGTCCTCAGAGAAAATATAGATTCCATATTAAATACGGATAAAACCCTATACCTTGGCTCTGAATATATATAAAAGAAAACCCCCGCCGGAATTAGGACGGGGGTTCTTATTAATATAAAAAGCACGAACCTAGAAAACAGGCATGCGGTTCAATGATACCCTGTGAATTTAAAGAGTACCTGTTGGGATTGATGTAAATAAATCCATATTTACAAAGCAACTCTATAGCTTCTTTTTATAAGTTTAATATAGATTCGGTTTTTCCTTCGATTCCGCCGAGCATTAACGCAAGCAGGAAAGTAAGCTGTACAAGCTCATGGGAATTTTCAGTAGGGAAGAATTCTTCGAGAGAATGCACCTTATTGTCTGTAGTGCCAAGGCCTACACATACGGCAGGGATTCCTGCGCCGATGGGATTATTGGCATTGGTAGAGCCGCCCTGGTTGAAAATAGGCTCATGGCCGAGATAATGCTTCATGATTGCATAGGTGCTTTCAACGATAGGAGCGTGTTTATCCTGGTCTCCCGCGGGAACGTCTACATATACGTTATAGTCGAAGGTGATGGTATCCTTACCCCAGCGTTTTGTTTCTTCGTCACATGCTTCCTGAAGGGCCTGCATGATTTTATCGTTCAGCTTGTTTAATTCTTCCATAGAGTTTGAGCGGAAGTTGAATTTAATGGTTGCCTTCTGAACGATTGCATGGATTCCGGCGTCGTTTCCGGCGTGGAAATTGGATACGCAGAAGGTGGTTCTCGGATCCTCGGGAACTTCGATGTCTGCTATTTTAGCAACGGCTCTTGCAGCAGCGTGGAGAGGATTTGCCATTGTTCCGAAAGCGCCGTAGGCATGCCCGCCGATGCCGTAGAAATTAGCTTCACAGGTTCTCATGCCGGTAGCCTGATATGTAATTGCGGTGGCTTCAAAGCCATCTATATTGATGCTTGCTTCAATATCCTGATTTGCCTGTAAAAGCTTTTTAACGCCTGAAAGACCGCCAAGGCCTTCTTCTTCAACGGAGCCTGCAAAAAGGAAATCGCCCTTCAGTTTAAGGCCTGAATGGTTCAAAGCCCTTATAACTGAAAGATTTACAGCAAGACCTCTTGTATCGTCACATATTCCGGGGGCATATACTATGCCGTTTTCAATTCTGACATCTTTTACGGAACCGAAAGGGAAAACCGTGTCAAGATGGGCTTCAACAAGAACTTTAGGGCCGCCGCCGGTTCCCTTTTTCTCGCCGATGGTATTGCCAAACTGGTCTAAATGGACATTTTCAAGGCCAAGCTCTTCAAAATATTTGGCGTAAGCCTTTGCCCTTTCTTCCTCATGGAAGGTAGGAGCCTCTATCTTAACAAGGTCTATCTGGTTCTGCAGGGTGTTCTCGGAATCCTCTTTTATGAATTCCAAGGTTTTTTGTACCTCGTCGAGAGACAGTATTTTGTCGAGAAGCTCTTGAGTCTTTGGTGAAACCGCATAGCTCATATGAATACCTCCTTAAATAGTATTGTACTGAATCAAGTTTTAAAAAGCTTCAAAAAGCATAGGCTTTAAGAAGAATTGCTATAGTAAATTTAAGGTTAAACAGTAACAAAACTCTGTATTTGCCGTGGCTCAAAAATGTAGCGTTATCTGCGGAAGTTTATGTTTTTGAGTCTATGGTGGATAGGCTTTGTTCCTTCTTTATAAGAAATCTACTATATACTTAACAGTATAAAGAATATGGCATTTAAAGGCAAGAGCATATCATGGAGAATAAAAAGATTAGCTAATGCTAACAAAAAACGCCTGTATTTTTATGCAAATATTTACCTATAAAACAGGGAAGATTAAATTTAGAACATTTATCCTTTAAAAGCCATATATTGAAGTAATTATAATTTAAAGTTAAATGGGAACAAAACCGCATATTCATTTGACTCAAGAATGTACCGTTTTCTGCGGAAATCCGCATTTTTATATCTACAGGGAATAGGCTTTGGCTACTTCTTCATAATAAATTTACGATATAAAGGAATTTCACTATGTTTTCTGCGAAAGCACGTATTCTTGCGTTTTAGCAAATCGGTTTTGTTGCTTCTTTATGAGAAATTTGTGATACCTCTGAAAATGATATAGTAAATTTACCCATTGGCCGCCGGTCTCTATGGATAGGGGGATATATATGTTTTATTACGGTGAAGATATCAATGTGACTTTTGAGGATATGCTCAGGGAATTCCTTCTCAGAAAGAGAAGAGAAGAAAATAAAGATATGGATTATGCACAAGCAGCAGAAGAAATCAATTTACTGCTGAATTCTCCCGAAATGGAAATTTTCTGTTTTGATGAATACGCAGATATAATATTCAACGAAATTACATGTTTTATAGGTCCGGCTGTGGATAAGGTGTTGGAGGGAATGAGGCCTTTAGATGAATTTTCTCTTGAAAGAGAGAAAAAATCCATAATGAAAAAGGTATTGGAAGAAATCATAAGGAATTTATAAAAGGCTGCGGATAACCCGCAGCCTTTTATATTAAATTTCTCATAAAAAAGCAATAAAACCAATTCACTATAGATTCAAAAACACAAGTTTTTGCAGGAAAGGATACATTTTTGAGCCTATAGCCAATTTCGAATTAAACAGTAATAAAAAATCGTATATTTTAATGCTTAGTGAACCTGAAAACACTTACAGGGAAACTGTTAAAGTGTTTTCAGGCGAACGTCCCCTCATAGCCAACAAAGATATTTTAATCTTTGTTGGCTATAAATGGCTTAAACATATTAGAATCCCTATGTTTAAGCCGTTTATGAAAAATAGATTTTTATTGCTTCCTTCTGTGAAATTTACTATAAGTGAAGATATAGCTTTGTTATACTTGAATAATACAAAATAGGTAGCATAGCCAATTTGCTTTTTCCTTATTTTATGCTCTTTAAAACAAGATACTTACAGCGGAATAAAAGCAAATGACTATACGATTTAACTTTAAATTTATTATATATGCTACTTAACTTCGAGCATTGCATTGATTTCGCTTCCCAGAAGGAGAACGGTAGATATGATATTAAGCCATACCATAAGCAGGATAATCCCTGCAAGGCTTCCGTAAACTGCCGAATATCTTGAAAAATTGCTTACATACATATTAAAGCCGCCGCTTGCAATGAGCCAAAGGATGACCGTGAAAAGGCCGCCGGGCAGAAGGCTTTTAAAAGAAGTCTTTTTTGAAAGGGCAAGCTTATTAATCAGCATGACGCCGGAAAGCATAAATAAGATGGTTACAAAGTATCCCATAAAGCTGAAAATATATTTAAAGGCTTCCGACTCAGGAAGGTATTTCGTTAAAAGCACATATATATGATTATTAAATACAAGCATAACCATAGAAAGGGCTATGAGAAGCGCAAATAGAAGCACAAGAATCATGCTTACAGCCCTTTGCTTAAGGAAAAAACGGCTGTCCTTAATGCCGTAAGCCTTATGAATCCCTCTCATTACGGAATTAAAGCCGGAGGAGGCGCTGAACAAAGTAAATATTAAGGAAGTCGACAAAAGGCTGGGTCTTTTAACCGCGAGGACTTCCTTTACGAATACAGAAAATATTTCCGCAAGCTCCGCAGGAAGACCCTGATACAATTTGTTCATGAAAAGGCTTGTATCAAGTTCCATATATCCTATTAAGGTAAGAAGAAATATGATAAAAGGAAACAAGGCAAGGATAATTTTATAAGTAAGTTCATTAGCGGCAGGAATAAGCTCATCTTCCTGAACCTCTTTTATGAGGGTAGCCAGGAATAAAATAATATTTTTCATACAATCATCACCAACCACCGAATAGTAAATTTAAGATAAAACAATAGTAAAGATATATATTCACACAGATTCAAAAATGTGTTTTATAAAAAATATCATAAATCGTATTTTATAAATTGCCTTTATTTGATTTTATATATTGAAAGCTTTATTATCTATTGCTGCATGAAGGCAATTCCACGATGTTTCCGAAGGAAATCCATTTTTTGAGTCTTTAGTGAATCGGCTTTTGTTATTTCTTTGTGAAAAACTTACTATAGTATACCATAAATATAATTTTCATAAAAGCAGGGATTCATACATAGAAACCTTTAAGAATGCATATATTGTGAACAATTCAGAGGTTCTGCATTTCTATTATTTGTTAAAAAGGCTTATAAGCTTAACCTTTTCAATTTTTTAAATTCGCCAAGTATAAACCATGAAGCGCCTTCTTAAAACAAATTTATTTTGTTTTTAAATCCAACACGAATGTCTTTTGTTGAATTATTTCCTTATAATAAGTATAATTATTCTATAGTAAAGTAATTCAGATTCTATATTTATAGCAAAGCTATAGTTTTTCCTGTTTCAAATAATTTATCAAGATTATTTTACTAAGTATTTTTTTAGCTCTGTTATTTACTGCATACAGTCAATTTGTTTTATTCTGTTTTGGATATTGAGCTTTCAACAGCTTAAAATAAAGTGAAAACAAATTGACAATGGGATTACTTCAGCTTAATTTAGAATAAGGAGGCGTTTATGAAGATTACTTATATATTTAACAGCGGATTTCTTTTGGAATTTAAGGATTTTGATGTTTTAATTGATTTTTATATTGATACGGAAGATGGGCTCATCACAAAAGAAATAATAAGAAGAGAAAAGCCTTTATATGTATTTGTCTCTCACAGCCATGGGGATCATTTTAATGAAGCTGTTCTTGACTTTAAAAATAAGCGTCCTTTTGTGAAATATATATTTTCATCGGATATAAAAGATGAAATAGATTTTGACGCCGTATATCTTGAAAAAGGCGACGAATTTGGAGACGAAAACATCCATGTAAGGGCCTTCGGCTCTACAGATGAGGGAATAAGCTTCTATATTGAAGCAGAAGATAAAAAGATATTTCATGCCGGAGACCTTAATAACTGGCATTGGGAGGAGGAATGTGACAAAGAGGAAAGCCTGGGCTATGAAAGCGCCTTTGAAGAAGAGCTTTCCTATATCTGCGAAAGGATTCAGGAACTGGATGTATTGTTCTTTCCCGTTGATCCGCGGCTTGGGGCGGATTATATGAGGGGCGCCGTTCAAATCCTTGAAAAAATAACTGCAAAGCTCTTTATTCCCATGCATTTCAGAGAAAATTATGAAAGGGCAAGTGCCTTTGAAGCTATTGCCGAAAAAAACAAGTGTAAGTTCTTTACGATTCAGAAGAAAGGGGATTTTATAATATGGAAATGAAATGCAGATTTGACCATTATAATTTTAACGTATTTAACCTTGAAAAAAGCATGGAATTTTATGAAAAAGCCTTGGGCCTTAAGGAAGTGCGCCGAAAGGAAGCAGAAGACGGTTCTTTCGTCATCGTTTATCTGGGAGATTCCGAAACGGATTTTACTTTGGAGCTTACATGGCTTAGAGACTGGAACAGGCCTTACAGTATGGGCGATAACGAGGTTCATCTTTGCGTAAGGGTTCCCGGGGATTATGACGAGGTAAGGCGCTATCATCGGAATATGGGCTGGATATGCTATGAAAATCACAATATGGGGCTTTATTTCATAAGTGACCCTGATAACCATTGGATAGAAATCCTGCCGCTTAAAAAATAAAGCCTTTTTCAGCGGAGAAGCGGCGTATTAATAGAAAAGCTGCTTACAAAAAATAAAATCAGGCTTTATGAAAAAGCTGATTTTTAAGAGTATGCCTTTATCTTTCGGCAGTGCCTCTTTTAAAAACAGGAAGCATCGGAGAAAGCTATAGAAATAAAATAATCGGAAAACATTAAAAATACGGGCCTTGCAGTTATCAAACTTAAAAACAGGTTTGGTAACTGTAAGAGAGCGTTCATCTAAAAAAGTTTTACAAGTTCATTTTATATATCATTATCTGCCCTTGTGTTTGAATTATGATGAAACAACATCATTGTCAGTTTACTTTATTTTGAGCCTTCTGCAGTTAAATAACTTATGGAGGAATAAAAGCAAATTGACTATAGGCTGCCATACTCCGCCAAGAAATTGAAAGGGATCAGTAAGCTTGGCAGGAATCTTTTTCTCCTTAGGCAGATAGAGAATAATGAAAGGCCCGTAAAACTTTTTATAACTCTTACCCCGGAAAGCCCTGAGGGCCATTTAGTAGTCCTCTCGGAACCTGCAGAAATACTTTCAGATGAAACTATTATAAATAAAGATAAAAAAGAGCATCTTTATTTATGATGGATTTAAGGAAAACATATGAGATTTGAAAATGAAATAGCAATTTTTAAGTTTCATAGAGATAGCCGTCATAAGATTTTGGAAGGAAAGAGTGCTTCTGAAATAATAAAAGCTATTAAACTTACGCCGTAAAAAGCGCTATATTGCCTTATGAGTATAAGAGCAATATAGATTCCTAATTTTCCATTACCCTATAAGGAGGAAATCATATGAAAATATTGGCAGTTTGCGGAACGGGGCTTGGAAGCAGCTTCATGGTTGAAATGAATATTAAAAGCGTTTTAAAAGAGCTTAATGCAGAAGGTATAGAGGTGGAACACAGCGACCTGGGAGCAGCGGTTCCCGGAGCGGCGGACTTTTTTATAGCCGGAAGGGATATCGCCATGGGCATGAAGCATCTTGATAATGTGATAGAACTGAACAATCTCCTTGATAAAAAGGAGCTTAAGGAAAAAATAGAAAAAGCATTGCAGGAAAAAGGGATGCTGTAAATAAATTTATTAAAGCAGTGTATGCGTATAGTAAAATAGATTTTTGCTGCTGCCTTACGGCTATTTCACTATAAAAGATATTTTTGTGAAATATTTCGTAAACATATGAAATATAATATATAGGATAAAATTTTAATGAGAGAAGTCGGCTTCCCGGCTTTTTTCTCATATACATATTTTCTTGGGTCCTAAAATTATGCTAAAGAAAATTCTAAAAAACACCATAAATCTACGAATCTAAACATTCCTTCTTTAAAATTCTGAATAAACAAAAGATATAAGCAAAAAGCAAATAAAGTAAAATAGCTTTAAGGTAGTAACAAAAGCCTATTTTTCATAAACGGCTTAATATAACAGAAACGCTTATATTAAGCCATTCAAAATATACGGTTTTTGTTACTGGAATCAAATTATTTTACTATAAAAGCCGCAGGAAAAGTAATCTTAGTTCAAAATATGCCTTTTTAAAAGAAAGACCTGTTTTGTACTAGGGAATAACCTTGGGGCTATAGTGCTATTGCTTTCATATTTACTCCACTCTAAAAAGAATATTATGTCTTTATAAGGTATAGTAAAATAGATTTTTGTGATTACCTTAAAGCTATTTCACTATAAATTACTTTAAATTTACTATAGTTTAAGCTTTCTGTGATATTTTAAACGAAATCAAGTTTAAAGAAGCTGAAATTTTTGGAAAAGCATCTGAACCATGTGCTTTTCACTGTAAAAACTTAGGCGGAATACAAATTGAATTCGTATCATCAGCATTGCTATAAGTATAATAAGAGAGGAGAAAGAGTATGGTAATTCTTAAGTTTATGCAGGATTTACTGTCTACGCCGGCCTATCTCGTTGCCTTAATGGCAGTTTTAGGCTTGGTGCTGCAAAAGAAGGCGGCGCCTGATGTTATTAGAGGCGCAATCAAGGCATTTCTGGGATTTCTCGTTCTTTCCGCAGGGGCCGACGTTGTTGTTGCATCTTTAGGACCCTTTGGGGAAATGTTCCAGCATGCGTTTAATACCCAGGGGGTTGTTCCAAATAATGAGGCCATCATTGCCGTTGCCCTTGAAAAATTCGGCTCGGTAACTGCCCTTATTATGTTCTTTGGAATGATTGCAAACCTCCTTATAGCACGTATTACAAAATTTAAATACGTGTTTCTTACAGGCCATCATACCCTCTATATGGCGTGTATGATAGGGGTTATTTTACTTACCGTAGGCATGAATGAAACCATGACCATTATCGTAGGTTCTGTAGCTCTTGGCATCGTAATGGTGCTTTTTCCGGCCATGGCCCAGCCTACCATGGAAAAACTAACAGGCAACAGCGAGGTTGCCTTCGGGCACTTCAGCACCATAGGCTACTGGGCTTCGGCGTGGATTGGTAAGCTTGTAGGGAAGAATTCAAAAAGCACAGAAGAAATTAATTTTCCGAAATCCTTGGCCTTTTTAAGAGACAGCTCCGTTTCCATATCGCTTACTATGGTAATTATTTATGTTGTTCTTGCAGTTTTTGCAGGGCCTTCCTTTGTAGGAGAGCTAAGCGGAGGGGAAAATTTTATACTGTTTTCAATTAAAAAAGGCGTTCAGTTTGCCGCCGGCGTATATGTTATTTTACAAGGGGTTCGCCTTATTCTTGCAGAAATTGTTCCTGCCTTTAAAGGAATTTCCGAAAAGCTTATTCCCAATGCGAAACCGGCTCTGGACTGCCCTGTTGTTTATCCCTTTGCACCCAATGCCGTTTTAATCGGATTTTTCTCTTCTTTTGTAGGCGGAATCGTTGGAATGTTGATATTAATTGTCACAGGCGGTATAATAATATTGCCGGGAGTTGTTCCCCATTTCTTCTGCGGCGCCACTGCCGGTGTTTTCGGAAACGCCAACGGCGGCGTAAAAGGCTGTGTGCTGGGCTCCTTTGTAAACGGCCTGATGCTTACGTTTGCTCCTATTCTGATTATGCCTTTGCTGGGAGATTTAGGCTTTGTGGGAACCACTTTCTCAGACCTTGACTTTATCGCCACAGGCTTTGCCCTGGGTAAGGCAGGCCAGTTCGGCCCTGCTATAGCAGCGGCTTTGGTATTTGGGGTTCTTGCTGTTATGGTTATCGTTTCTTATATAGGTAAGAAAAAGGAAGCCTAATTAAAATTTTCTTTCCCGAAAGCAATCTGTGTTTTTAAGCCTGCCGGGAAAGGCCTTTGTTACTTCTTCATAATAAATTTACTTTGTTTTGTATAGAAACATAAATTTTAAGAAAAAAAGTTCAGCAATGCTTTATAATCGTTAAAGGACTTTGACTAAAAAAACATATTTTGCATAAAAATCTATATAGGTTTTGATTTTTACAGCAAATTTTAAATTGCTGCGGAAAACCTTCAAAAACATAAGCTTTAACTGTAGTTTAAATTGTTTTACAATAGAATTGCAATGGTTGCGTTCAGGGCAAAGCCCTGAACGCAACTGAAATATTTTTAAGCGTATAGAGTCTGAAGACTTTTACGATATATATTTTCTATAAATAATTTATAATTATTACGGCATATAAATTTTTTATGGAATTGATTGGGCTGTATACTGCCGTAAAAAGCAGATTCACCAAATTTAAGGCACAGGGCAAAGGTCTTAAATTTGGACAGGCTTTTTGGGCCGTATGCACTAAATTTATTAATCAGGAGGATAAAATGGACAGAAATGAATTGCAAAGGCTTGAACGCTTTGCTTTGGAAATCCGTTTAAACACAGTGAAGAGCCTTCATCATTTAGGCTTTGGACACTACGGCGGAAGCCTTTCCATCGTTGAGTGTCTTTCCGTATTATACGGCAAGGTAATGAATATTGACCCTAAAGAGCCTGACAAAAAGGATAGGGATTATTTTATTCTTTCAAAAGGTCATGCAGGTCCGGGCTTATATTCGGCGCTTGCATTAAAGGGATATTTCCCGATGGACGTACTTATGACATTAAACGCCAACGGAACGAAGCTTCCAAGCCATCCCGACAGACAGCTTACAACAGGCGTGGATATGACTACCGGTTCTTTAGGCCAAGGCATCAGTGCTGCCTGCGGTGTTGCAAAATCTTTTAAAATAAGTAAAAGCGACCAGAAGGTATACTCCATCGTAGGAGACGGCGAGCTTAATGAAGGCCAGTGCTGGGAGGCTTTTCAGTTTGCAGCGCACAATAAGCTTGATAATTTATTTGTTTTTCTTGACGACAATAAAAAGCAGCTTGACGGCTACACAAAAGACATTTGTGACGGTGCATGCTATGAGGATAAATTCAAAGCCTTCGGCTTCGATACCTATAAGGTAAAAGGCAACAGCGTAGAAGAAATTTACGAGGCAATTGAAAAGGCTTCTAAAGTAAGCGGAAAGCCTCATATGATTATCCTTGATACAATAAAGGGACAGGGCTTTAAATATCTTGAAGAAAAATTCGACAACCATCATTTAAGACCGACCCCTGAAGAGGTAGAGATTATAGCCGAATATATCAAGGAGCTTGAAAATCAGTTAGGAGGCGTTCAGAATGCTTAAGAAGGGAAATAACGAGCTTCGTAAAGTTTATGTCGATACATTGATAGAGCTTTGCGAAAAAGACAGAAATGTAGTTGCCCTTGAGGCAGACCTTGCAGGCTCCATAGGGACTAAGCGGTTTAAAGACCACTTCCCCGATAATTTCATAGACTGCGGCATTATGGAAGCCAATATGATGGGCGTTGCGGCAGGGCTTTCTCTCACAGGGAAGAGACCCTTTGTTCATACCTTCGGCCCCTTTGCCACAAGAAGGGTTTTTGACCAGGTTTTCATCTCTCTTGCCTATGCCAATTTAAGCGCAACCATCTTAGGCTCTGACTGCGGCGTAACAAGCGAGTTTAACGGCGGAACCCATATGCCT
This is a stretch of genomic DNA from Anaeropeptidivorans aminofermentans. It encodes these proteins:
- a CDS encoding transketolase, with the protein product MELIGLYTAVKSRFTKFKAQGKGLKFGQAFWAVCTKFINQEDKMDRNELQRLERFALEIRLNTVKSLHHLGFGHYGGSLSIVECLSVLYGKVMNIDPKEPDKKDRDYFILSKGHAGPGLYSALALKGYFPMDVLMTLNANGTKLPSHPDRQLTTGVDMTTGSLGQGISAACGVAKSFKISKSDQKVYSIVGDGELNEGQCWEAFQFAAHNKLDNLFVFLDDNKKQLDGYTKDICDGACYEDKFKAFGFDTYKVKGNSVEEIYEAIEKASKVSGKPHMIILDTIKGQGFKYLEEKFDNHHLRPTPEEVEIIAEYIKELENQLGGVQNA